Proteins encoded together in one Benincasa hispida cultivar B227 chromosome 1, ASM972705v1, whole genome shotgun sequence window:
- the LOC120072919 gene encoding pre-rRNA-processing protein TSR2 homolog has product MESIDGLTSTNYKAGSVSSLQKAISSVFSRWDGLQMAIENQWGGRDSHQKSLNLASDVFAWFSQSKPPLYVEDLETLLHETLLLSFNTEIEDGSIEQVAEQLMMIYEENLVGSR; this is encoded by the exons ATGGAGTCAATTGATGGATTAACCTCAACCAATTATAAGGCGGGATCTGTCTCAAGCCTCCAAAAGGCCATTTCATCCGTGTTTTCTCGGTGGGATGGCCTTCAAATGGCCATTGAAAATCAATGGGGAGGTCGCGATTCTCACCAGAAATCTCTGAATCTCGCCTCTGATGTCTTCGCTTGGTTCTCTCAATCCAAAC CTCCTTTATACGTGGAAGATCTGGAAACTTTGCTCCATGAAACCCTGTTGCTTTCCTTCAACACCGAGATTGAAGATGGGAGCATCGAACAG GTAGCAGAACAATTGATGATGATATACGAAGAAAATTTGGTGGGAAGTCGTTAG
- the LOC120072894 gene encoding pentatricopeptide repeat-containing protein At4g14850 encodes MPFLSPNSLASLVELAVSVRSSLLGRAAHAQILKTLKTPLPAFLYNHLVNMYAKFDHLNSAKLILELAPCRSVVTWTALIAGSVQNGCFASALLHFSDMLSDCVRPNDFTFPCVLKASTGLRMAMTGKQLHALAVKEGLINDVFVGCSVFDMYSKLGLLSDAYKMFDEMPHRNLETLNAYISNSVLHGRPEDSAIAFIELLRVGEKPDSITFCAFFNACSDKLGLGPGCQLHGFIIRSGYGQNVSVSNGLIDFYGKCGEVECSEMVFDRMGERNSVSWSSLIAAYVQNNEEEKASCLFLRARKEDIKPTDFMVSSVLCACAGLSEIEFGRSVQALAVKACVEENIFVGSALVDMYGKCGSIYEAEQAFNEMPERNLVSWNALLGGYAHQGHADKAVALLEEMVSVAGLSPSYVSLVCALSACSRAGDLKTGMQIFESMKARYGIEPGPEHYACLVDLLGRAGMVECAYDFIKTMPFPPTISIWGALLGACRMHGKPELGKLAAEKLFELDPKDSGNHVVLSNMFAATGRWEEVTVVRNEMKEVGIKKGAGFSWITVNSRIHIFQAKDKSHEKDSEIQDMLGKLRKEMQEAAGFIADTNYAPFEMSN; translated from the exons ATGCCGTTTCTCTCACCAAACTCGCTCGCTTCACTGGTCGAATTGGCCGTATCGGTTCGTTCTTCTCTTCTTGGCCGAGCCGCCCATGCCCAAATTCTCAAAACCCTAAAAACTCCTCTTCCAGCTTTCCTCTACAACCACCTCGTGAACATGTACGCTAAATTCGACCATCTTAACTCGGCCAAACTCATCCTCGAACTCGCCCCTTGCCGCTCCGTTGTCACTTGGACTGCCCTTATCGCCGGTTCCGTCCAAAACGGCTGTTTTGCTTCCGCTCTGCTTCACTTTTCCGACATGCTAAGTGACTGTGTTCGACCCAATGACTTCACTTTCCCTTGCGTTCTCAAAGCCTCCACTGGGCTTCGCATGGCTATGACAGGCAAACAGCTACATGCACTTGCGGTTAAGGAGGGGTTAATAAACGATGTCTTCGTCGGGTGCAGTGTCTTCGACATGTACAGCAAATTGGGCCTTCTTAGTGACGCATACAAGATGTTCGATGAAATGCCTCATCGAAACCTCGAGACATTGAATGCGTATATATCCAATTCTGTGCTCCACGGGCGACCTGAAGATTCTGCCATTGCATTTATTGAGCTACTTCGAGTTGGTGAGAAGCCAGATTCCATAACATTTTGTGCTTTTTTCAATGCGTGTTCAGACAAACTAGGCCTGGGGCCTGGGTGTCAGCTTCATGGGTTCATTATTAGAAGTGGGTATGGGCAGAATGTCTCTGTTTCAAATGGGCTGATTGATTTTTATGGGAAATGTGGGGAGGTTGAATGTTCTGAGATGGTTTTTGATAGAATGGGAGAGCGGAACAGCGTATCTTGGTCCTCTTTGATAGCTGCTTACGTTCAAAACAACGAGGAAGAGAAGGCTTCATGCTTATTCTTGCGAGCGAGGAAAGAAGATATCAAACCAACTGATTTTATGGTATCAAGTGTGCTTTGTGCCTGTGCTGGTCTTTCGGAAATCGAGTTCGGAAGGTCAGTTCAAGCACTAGCCGTCAAGGCTTGTGTAGAGGAGAACATCTTTGTTGGAAGTGCACTGGTTGACATGTATGGAAAATGTGGAAGTATTTATGAAGCAGAGCAAGCCTTCAACGAGATGCCAGAGAGAAACTTGGTGTCTTGGAATGCATTGCTGGGCGGATACGCGCACCAAGGACATGCAGACAAGGCTGTGGCATTGCTCGAGGAGATGGTGTCAGTGGCAGGCCTGTCGCCGAGCTATGTAAGTTTGGTCTGTGCATTATCAGCTTGCAGTAGAGCAGGAGATTTGAAGACGGGGATGCAGATTTTTGAGTCCATGAAAGCAAGGTACGGTATAGAACCAGGGCCAGAGCATTATGCTTGCTTGGTAGATTTGCTTGGACGTGCTGGAATGGTAGAATGTGCGTATGATTTTATAAAGACCATGCCATTTCCTCCTACAATCTCAATCTGGGGTGCTCTGTTGGGGGCTTGCCGAATGCATGGGAAGCCAGAGTTGGGAAAGTTGGCCGCTGAGAAACTGTTTGAACTTGATCCAAAAGACTCTGGAAATCACGTTGTGCTGTCCAATATGTTTGCGGCAACTGGAAG GTGGGAAGAAGTGACTGTCGTACGAAATGAGATGAAAGAAGTGGGGATCAAAAAGGGAGCTGGGTTCAGTTGGATAACTGTAAACAGTAGAATTCATATATTCCAAGCGAAAGACAAAAGCCATGAGAAGGACTCTGAAATTCAGGACATGCTGGGGAAGCTGAGGAAGGAGATGCAGGAAGCTGCTGGTTTCATTGCAGACACCAATTATGCTCCTTTTGAAATGTCGAATTAA
- the LOC120072913 gene encoding late embryogenesis abundant protein D-34-like, producing the protein MSQEQPRQNDDEQLETIKYGDVFNVSGELAANPIAPEDARMMDSAETRVLGQVPKAGSADVMRAAAAHNVQIGLLSSRDISDAAKYQGINISETDVPGARVVTESVAGQVVGQYLDTTMASGIETPEQNVITIGQALEAACQTVGYKPVEQSDAAAIQAAEVQATGNNVISPGGLAATAQAAATFNAIMDRDEDKIKLNYVLTAATQKLATDRAVSQQDAEGVVSAELRNNPSLTTHPGGVAASIAFAARLNEGDAEGVVSSDLKNDPSLTTHPGGLAASIIASAGQNEDGGGI; encoded by the exons ATGAGTCAGGAGCAGCCTCGCCAGAACGACGATGAGCAGCTGGAAACCATCAAATACGGGGACGTTTTTAACGTCTCGGGTGAGCTGGCTGCGAACCCTATCGCACCTGAGGATGCTCGCATGATGGACAGTGCTGAAACGAGGGTGTTGGGGCAAGTGCCTAAGGCTGGTTCGGCCGATGTCATGCGGGCCGCCGCTGCTCATAATGTCCAAATTGGTCTTCTTAGTAGCCGTGATATTAGCGATGCTGCTAAATACCAAGGCATTAACATCAGCGAGACTGATGTTCCCGGAGCCCGTGTCGTTACTGAAAGCGTTGCCGGACAG GTTGTTGGACAGTATTTGGACACAACGATGGCGAGTGGGATAGAGACGCCGGAGCAGAATGTAATCACGATCGGACAAGCCCTGGAAGCAGCATGTCAAACTGTAGGATACAAGCCAGTGGAACAGAGTGATGCTGCAGCAATTCAAGCCGCTGAGGTACAAGCAACAGGCAACAATGTCATAAGCCCAGGTGGGCTGGCCGCCACTGCTCAGGCGGCAGCAACTTTCAATGCCATAATGGATCGAGATGAGGACAAGATCAAGCTCAACTATGTCCTAACG GCCGCAACTCAGAAACTAGCGACAGACAGAGCGGTGAGCCAACAGGATGCGGAGGGGGTGGTGAGTGCCGAGCTAAGGAACAATCCAAGCCTGACGACACACCCAGGTGGGGTGGCGGCCTCCATAGCTTTCGCTGCTAGACTGAATGAGGGTGATGCAGAGGGGGTGGTGAGCTCAGATCTGAAGAACGATCCAAGCCTGACGACACACCCAGGTGGATTGGCAGCCTCCATCATCGCCTCCGCGGGACAGAATGAGGACGGCGGGGGTATATGA
- the LOC120076061 gene encoding transcription repressor OFP12-like produces MSTAKKRNFHLWFSKLRCFPAAVKPSSPPQTSNKKPLSITHLENSDYSSTSTAADDGFFSDDSTSDSDAVVPDFSAAVASHRFFFSSPGCSNSIFDSSPDTHHSAAVSDAVHGGVKVRKVSVDPFVDFRASMQEMVEARDRPVDVRRDWQYLQELLLCYLQINPVDTHKFILKAFSDLVVYLLESSPESFSDHSLHRHNINSRSWLVQ; encoded by the coding sequence atgtCCACCGCCAAGAAAAGAAATTTCCACCTCTGGTTCTCAAAGCTCCGTTGCTTTCCGGCCGCCGTGAAACCCTCATCGCCGCCGCAAACTTCCAACAAAAAACCCCTTTCCATTACCCACTTGGAAAACTCCGACTACTCTTCTACATCCACCGCTGCTGACGACGGTTTCTTCTCCGACGACTCCACCTCCGATTCCGACGCCGTGGTCCCTGACTTCTCCGCTGCCGTCGCTTCCCAccgcttcttcttctcttccccCGGCTGCTCCAACTCCATTTTCGACTCCTCTCCCGACACCCACCACAGCGCCGCCGTTTCCGACGCCGTACACGGCGGCGTTAAAGTCCGGAAGGTTTCAGTGGACCCATTTGTCGATTTTAGAGCTTCAATGCAGGAGATGGTTGAAGCGAGAGATCGGCCGGTGGACGTTCGGCGAGACTGGCAGTATTTACAGGAGCTTCTTCTTTGTTATCTTCAAATCAACCCCGTTGATACCCACAAGTTTATATTAAAAGCTTTCTCCGACCTCGTCGTTTATTTGCTGGAATCTTCGCCGGAGTCATTCTCCGATCACAGTCTTCACCGGCACAATATCAACTCACGCAGCTGGTTGGTGCAATAA
- the LOC120084834 gene encoding preprotein translocase subunit SECE1, producing MAVPISLKFPTVPSTLTNRSASLFLSLRRSSAHHSHPHSQHTIRLPTIRFIRKINFSAVNAVQESQENTESNGVEVQAGPPTEEPKTADQSAESGANLGAEIQEALKQRKVEKEGDLIGGVAEEIKEIEWPAFQKVLGTTGVVIGVIAGSSVVLLTVNALLAELSDRVFAGKGVQDFFS from the coding sequence ATGGCCGTTCCGATCTCCCTGAAATTCCCGACGGTACCATCCACTTTAACCAACAGATCCGCCTCCTTGTTCCTATCACTACGACGGAGCTCCGCTCATCATTCTCATCCTCACTCACAACACACGATCAGACTCCCCACTATTAGGTTCATAAGGAAGATTAACTTCTCCGCCGTCAATGCCGTGCAGGAAAGCCAAGAGAACACAGAATCCAACGGGGTGGAGGTTCAAGCAGGGCCACCAACGGAGGAGCCGAAAACGGCCGACCAATCGGCAGAATCCGGCGCAAATTTGGGAGCCGAAATTCAGGAGGCTTTGAAGCAGCGGAAGGTGGAGAAAGAAGGGGACCTGATCGGCGGAGTGGCGGAGGAGATTAAGGAGATTGAGTGGCCGGCGTTTCAAAAGGTTTTGGGCACGACGGGGGTGGTGATTGGCGTTATTGCTGGCTCTAGTGTCGTTTTGCTAACTGTGAATGCCTTATTGGCAGAGCTGTCCGACCGAGTTTTCGCCGGAAAAGGAGTTCAGGATTTCTTTAGCTGA
- the LOC120084840 gene encoding probable prefoldin subunit 2, protein MASSSESERKEPVNEQMVANMYGALRSELNQIYSKITELEMEVSEHSLVISAIEPLDPSRRCYRMIGGVLVERTIKEVLPAVRRNKEGLEEVISRLNEALEKKKKEISDLETKYKIRIRKPDGEAKEEDSGRKEGAAQGVLVGPAGES, encoded by the coding sequence ATGGCAAGCTCAAGTGAGAGTGAACGCAAGGAACCGGTGAATGAGCAAATGGTTGCGAACATGTATGGTGCTTTAAGGTCTGAACTCAATCAGATATACTCAAAAATCACAGAACTCGAAATGGAAGTCAGTGAGCACTCTCTGGTTATTTCTGCAATTGAGCCACTTGACCCATCAAGAAGATGCTACAGAATGATCGGTGGAGTGCTGGTGGAAAGAACAATCAAAGAGGTCCTGCCTGCTGTTCGACGCAACAAAGAGGGACTCGAGGAGGTCATTTCTAGACTCAATGAGGccttggagaagaagaagaaggagatttCTGACTTGGAGACCAAATACAAGATCAGGATTAGAAAGCCTGATGGTGAGGCTAAGGAAGAAGACAGTGGGCGGAAAGAAGGTGCAGCCCAGGGAGTCTTAGTTGGCCCTGCAGGTGAAAGTTAA
- the LOC120084825 gene encoding uncharacterized protein LOC120084825: MFLRRGFSFTSPQFVLRACSFCSKALPNGSLGSENERVAHSDSIANRSSRPQESPLFSDGKPHSVAYDVELVDVDTWAVSCGLARAWEGREEGWTGFENRCFLEDEAHDPIDYCDLDFDNIDNMRIRGNLFYKLDRGSKEFEEYSLDFHRKKKSMKEKEDMQKSKSKINDKLDNRLANGHVKLPEHVKNKYVIVERESDDVEKKLRTPTFNQLTGPYHEPFCLDIYISKASVRACVIHRVTSKVVAVAHSISTDMKFDLTSRKDSSACTAVGAVLAQRALADDIHNLVYTPRKGERIEGKLQIVLQSVIDNGINVKVKIKQQKRPRKWEVHH; this comes from the coding sequence ATGTTCTTGAGGAGAGGGTTTTCTTTTACTAGTCCTCAATTTGTTTTGAGGGCCTGCAGCTTTTGCTCAAAAGCATTGCCCAATGGAAGCCTTGGAAGCGAGAATGAAAGGGTAGCTCATTCAGATAGCATTGCAAATCGTTCATCCAGGCCTCAGGAATCTCCATTGTTCTCTGATGGTAAACCTCATTCAGTTGCTTATGATGTTGAACTTGTAGATGTTGATACTTGGGCAGTTTCATGTGGTTTAGCAAGAGCATGGGAAGGGAGAGAAGAGGGTTGGACGGGCTTTGAAAATAGATGCTTCTTAGAGGATGAGGCTCATGACCCAATTGATTATTGTGATTTAGATTTTGACAATATTGACAACATGAGAATACGTGGAAATCTCTTCTATAAACTTGATCGAGGATCCAAAGAATTTGAAGAATATAGCCTTGATTTTCATCGGAAGAAGAAGTCTATGAAGGAAAAGGAAGATATGCAAAAAAGCAAAAGTAAAATCAATGATAAGCTTGATAATCGTTTGGCAAATGGCCATGTAAAGCTTCCTGAACATGTGAAGAACAAATATGTAATAGTGGAAAGGGAGAGTGATGACGTTGAGAAGAAACTTAGGACACCCACGTTTAATCAACTTACTGGTCCTTACCATGAGCCATTTTGTCTTGATATATACATATCAAAGGCCTCAGTTCGAGCCTGTGTCATTCACCGAGTGACTAGTAAGGTTGTTGCTGTGGCACATTCAATTTCTACAGACATGAAATTTGACCTGACTTCAAGGAAGGATTCCTCTGCCTGTACTGCTGTGGGGGCTGTTTTGGCCCAGAGAGCATTGGCTGATGATATCCACAATCTGGTATACACTCCAAGAAAAGGTGAGAGGATAGAAGGGAAGCTTCAAATTGTGCTTCAGTCTGTCATTGATAATGGGATTAATGTTAAGGTAAAAATTAAGCAGCAAAAGAGACCCAGAAAGTGGGAAGTCCACCATTAG